Proteins encoded together in one Columba livia isolate bColLiv1 breed racing homer chromosome 3, bColLiv1.pat.W.v2, whole genome shotgun sequence window:
- the LOC102090228 gene encoding cystatin has protein sequence MAAAGGVAAESAAMAGARGFLALLAAALLLAGAVLGAENRPLPVGAPVDVDNADNDEGLQRALRFAMAEYNKASNDMYSSRVVRVISAKRQIVSGIKYIMKVEIGRTTCPKPAADLQSCAFHDAPQMAKHTVCDFVVYTVPWLNQIKLLRSSCQ, from the exons atggcggcggcgggcggtGTTGCGGCAGAGAGCGCAGCTATGGCGGGAGCGCGGGGGTTCCTGGCGCTGCTGGCCGCGGCCCTGCTGCTCGCCGGCGCTGTGCTGGGCGCTGAGAACCGACCGCTCCCCGTGGGGGCCCCGGTGGATGTTGACAACGCCGACAACGACGAGGGCCTGCAGCGGGCTCTGCGTTTCGCCATGGCGGAGTACAACAAGGCCAGCAACGACATGTACTCCAGCAGGGTGGTGCGGGTCATAAGCGCTAAGAGGCAG ATTGTGTCTGGAATCAAGTACATAATGAAAGTTGAGATTGGCCGGACAACTTGTCCAAAGCCAGCAGCTGATCTCCAGAGCTGTGCTTTCCACGACGCCCCGCAGATGGCTAAG cACACCGTTTGTGACTTCGTAGTTTACACTGTTCCTTGGCTAAACCAAATCAAACTTCTGCGCAGTAGCTGCCAGTAA